The Hymenobacter chitinivorans DSM 11115 genome contains a region encoding:
- a CDS encoding glycoside hydrolase family 3 N-terminal domain-containing protein, translated as MTCSRFFPLLWLLLALLYSPDTTAQGRRKSSTSKNKPHPTAKRGKLSAAARRRQEILDYQEAQAAKARARARQTAAKASPAPAPTAGLKPAAVKAAPAKPRGTQPVPFAAQLSSSRWVDSVMKTLTPDQRVAQLFMVAAYSNRKRIDEDSVSALIQQYGIGGLIFFQGGPVRQSKLLNRYQSQSKVPLLVAMDAEWGAGMRLDSIVKFPFQMSMGGIRQNQLLYDMGQEVAAQFKRLGMHVNFAPVVDVNNNAANPVIGFRSWGEQRENVTEKSYLYMRGMQDAGVLAVAKHFPGHGDTDTDSHLALPLVRVDRRRLDTLELFPFRDLMRRGLGGIMIAHLNIPALDSTGMPSTLSKPIVTGMVKQQLGFQGVIFTDAMNMKGVISKYPPGEADLRALLAGNDILEFSKNIPLALKMVRAAITAGQLKQEDIDARCRKVLALKQWAGLNHYRPIELRNLYQDLNPVHAQALSQKLSSLSITVLRNQKNFLPLQRLDTLRLATLTIGTRDTTDFQRLVGDYAAVDHYWLSATATLDELTRMRTTLQRYNTLLVGVNNLGRLPATNFGVTPETNLLLRELTSAKQRVVVSVFGNAYAVAKIRDLDRADAVLLAYQESRNAQEITAQVIFGGIGASGQLPVTVTDKYSQGYGLTTTGGLRLRYGFPEDAGMNNNLEARVDSIVNRALAARAMPGCEVVIARQGTVVLRKSYGTFSYSDAPAQAGKPSRAVRNTDIYDLASLTKATAAIPALLKLQEQGKFSPDQTLGFYFPELKGTNKQDLKLRDVLTHQARLKAWIPFWQGYTQPKGFLAGLFAGFSKPDPSKKPAPDAQLSRRFFRPDSSARFPLQVATKLWGRKDLPEQLTRQIGESALNDKPGYVYSDLSFYLYPLLVKRISGLPFDQFLQQQVYGPLGATTLGFNPTRRFPRSRIAPTEYDSLFRRQQLHGTVHDEGAALLGGLSGHAGLFGNANDVAKLAQTYAWQGKYGGQQVLKPEILADYTRCQFCDQGNRRGLGFDRQAAKPAGNTAHDASASSFGHSGFTGTFFWVDPEQELVYVFLSNRVNPTRRNNKLGELNVRTDILQVALESIRKAQKEQVETTVEE; from the coding sequence GTGACTTGCTCCCGCTTCTTTCCGCTTCTGTGGCTGCTTCTGGCCCTGCTGTATTCCCCGGACACGACGGCGCAGGGCCGCCGCAAATCCTCGACTTCCAAGAACAAGCCTCATCCGACGGCCAAGCGCGGCAAACTAAGCGCGGCGGCCCGGCGGCGCCAGGAAATCCTGGACTACCAGGAAGCCCAGGCCGCCAAGGCCCGCGCCCGGGCCCGGCAGACGGCTGCCAAAGCCAGTCCGGCTCCCGCCCCGACGGCCGGCCTTAAGCCCGCGGCCGTCAAAGCTGCCCCCGCCAAGCCCCGCGGCACCCAGCCGGTGCCCTTTGCCGCTCAGCTCAGCTCCTCGCGCTGGGTCGACTCGGTGATGAAGACCCTCACGCCCGACCAGCGCGTGGCCCAGCTCTTTATGGTGGCCGCTTATTCCAACCGCAAGCGCATCGACGAAGACTCGGTTTCGGCCCTGATTCAGCAGTACGGCATCGGGGGACTCATCTTTTTCCAGGGCGGACCGGTGCGGCAGAGCAAGCTGCTGAACCGCTACCAGAGCCAGAGCAAAGTACCTCTACTGGTGGCCATGGATGCCGAGTGGGGCGCGGGCATGCGCCTGGACAGCATCGTGAAGTTTCCGTTCCAGATGAGCATGGGCGGCATCCGTCAAAATCAGCTCCTCTACGACATGGGCCAGGAAGTGGCCGCCCAGTTTAAGCGCCTGGGCATGCACGTCAACTTCGCCCCGGTAGTGGATGTGAACAACAACGCGGCCAACCCCGTCATCGGCTTCCGCAGCTGGGGCGAGCAGCGCGAAAACGTGACTGAGAAGAGTTACCTCTACATGCGCGGCATGCAGGATGCGGGCGTGCTGGCCGTGGCCAAGCACTTCCCCGGCCACGGCGACACCGACACCGACTCCCACCTGGCACTGCCCCTGGTGCGCGTGGATAGGCGCCGCCTCGATACACTGGAGCTGTTTCCCTTCCGGGACCTGATGCGGCGCGGCCTGGGCGGCATCATGATTGCCCACCTCAACATCCCGGCCCTCGACTCCACGGGCATGCCCAGCACCTTGTCCAAGCCCATTGTGACGGGCATGGTCAAGCAGCAGCTGGGCTTCCAGGGCGTGATATTCACCGACGCCATGAACATGAAGGGCGTCATCAGCAAGTACCCGCCCGGCGAGGCCGACTTGCGCGCCTTGCTGGCCGGCAATGACATCCTGGAGTTTTCGAAGAACATTCCGCTGGCCCTGAAAATGGTGCGGGCCGCCATTACGGCCGGGCAGCTCAAGCAGGAAGACATTGATGCCCGCTGCCGCAAAGTACTGGCCCTGAAGCAGTGGGCCGGCCTGAACCACTACCGCCCCATCGAGCTGCGCAACCTCTACCAGGACCTCAACCCGGTGCACGCCCAGGCCCTGAGCCAGAAGCTGTCCAGTTTGAGCATCACGGTGCTGCGCAACCAGAAAAACTTCCTGCCCCTGCAGCGCCTCGATACCCTGCGCCTGGCCACGCTCACCATCGGCACCCGGGACACCACCGACTTCCAGCGCCTGGTGGGTGACTACGCCGCCGTGGACCACTACTGGCTGTCGGCCACGGCTACTTTGGATGAGCTGACCCGGATGCGGACCACCCTGCAACGCTACAATACCCTGCTGGTGGGCGTCAACAACCTGGGCCGCCTGCCGGCTACCAACTTCGGCGTGACGCCCGAAACCAACCTGCTGCTGCGGGAACTGACCAGCGCCAAGCAGCGGGTCGTCGTCAGCGTATTTGGCAATGCCTACGCCGTGGCCAAAATCCGGGACCTGGACCGGGCCGACGCCGTGCTGCTGGCCTACCAGGAAAGCCGCAACGCCCAGGAAATAACCGCCCAGGTAATTTTCGGCGGTATCGGGGCCAGCGGCCAGCTGCCCGTCACCGTCACCGATAAGTACAGCCAGGGCTACGGCCTGACCACCACCGGCGGGCTGCGTCTGCGCTACGGCTTCCCCGAAGACGCGGGCATGAACAACAACCTCGAAGCCCGCGTCGACTCCATCGTAAACCGGGCCCTGGCCGCCCGGGCCATGCCCGGCTGCGAGGTGGTCATTGCCCGCCAGGGCACGGTGGTGCTGCGCAAAAGCTACGGCACCTTCAGCTACTCTGACGCCCCGGCCCAGGCCGGCAAACCCAGCCGGGCGGTCCGCAATACCGATATCTACGACCTGGCTTCGCTGACCAAAGCCACGGCCGCCATTCCGGCCCTGCTCAAACTCCAGGAGCAGGGCAAATTCAGCCCCGACCAAACCCTGGGCTTCTACTTCCCCGAGCTCAAGGGCACCAACAAGCAGGATTTGAAGCTGCGCGACGTGCTAACCCACCAGGCCCGGCTCAAGGCCTGGATTCCGTTCTGGCAGGGCTATACCCAGCCCAAGGGCTTCCTGGCGGGCCTGTTTGCCGGCTTTAGTAAGCCCGACCCCAGTAAGAAGCCCGCTCCCGACGCTCAGCTTAGCCGCCGCTTCTTCCGCCCCGATTCCTCGGCCCGCTTCCCGCTGCAGGTAGCCACCAAGCTCTGGGGCCGCAAAGACCTGCCCGAGCAGCTCACCCGGCAGATTGGCGAGTCGGCGCTGAACGACAAGCCGGGCTACGTCTACTCTGACCTGTCGTTCTACCTCTACCCGCTGCTGGTGAAGCGCATCAGTGGCCTGCCCTTCGACCAGTTTTTGCAGCAGCAGGTGTATGGGCCGCTGGGCGCTACCACCCTGGGCTTCAACCCCACCCGCCGCTTTCCGCGCAGCCGCATTGCCCCCACCGAGTACGACTCCCTCTTCCGCCGCCAGCAGCTCCACGGCACCGTTCACGACGAGGGCGCGGCCTTGCTCGGCGGCCTCTCCGGCCACGCCGGCCTCTTCGGCAATGCCAATGACGTGGCCAAGCTGGCCCAGACCTACGCCTGGCAGGGCAAATACGGCGGCCAGCAAGTCCTGAAGCCCGAAATCCTGGCCGACTACACCCGCTGCCAGTTCTGCGACCAGGGCAACCGTCGCGGCCTGGGCTTCGACCGGCAGGCCGCCAAACCCGCCGGCAACACTGCCCACGACGCCTCGGCCAGCAGCTTCGGCCACTCGGGCTTCACCGGCACCTTCTTCTGGGTCGACCCGGAGCAGGAGCTGGTCTACGTGTTCCTCTCCAACCGCGTAAATCCCACCCGGCGCAACAACAAGCTCGGCGAGCTGAACGTGCGCACCGATATCCTGCAGGTGGCCCTGGAAAGTATCCGCAAGGCCCAGAAGGAACAGGTGGAGACTACGGTGGAGGAGTAG
- a CDS encoding cellulase family glycosylhydrolase: protein MKTPKNILPRPRHAWTNYLLLGVAATLAHGALAQTSTPVQQYGLLQVAGNKIVDKNSQPVSLAGNSLFWSNDGWGGEKYYTANTVSWLRNNWNAKVVRVAMGVEDAGGYISNPTGNRQKVKTVVDAALAQGLYVIIDWHSHHAESYQTQAIAFFQDMARTYGNTPNVIYEVYNEPLQVSWTGVIKPYAEAVAGAIRAIDPDNIIVVGTPTWSQDVDVAAASPITRYANIAYTLHFYAATHKQSLRDKAQTALSRGVPLFVTEYGVTEASGNGYIDAASTQEWMTFLKQNGISHANWAFNDKAESASALQPGTSPGAAWSDSFLTQSGALVKGYIQNWNGTVTGGGGGGTGGGGTTPPATTGTVVQAESFHAMAGVQTETTTDTGGGLNVGWLDPGDWLAYTVDIPAAGSYLIQYRVASPSGGGRISLEQNAGTTQRGTLSVPATGGWQTWTTISHTVTLPAGRQDIAIGIPAGGFNLNWWSFSPAPASRQAATAAEAAYPNPAQTELTVAVPAAEGAVLITILDGQGHEISQHRVAGTPKGKQLRLPVEGLKPGVYLLRITRNGQVTSQRFVKE, encoded by the coding sequence ATGAAAACCCCGAAAAACATCCTCCCCCGTCCGCGCCACGCGTGGACCAACTACCTGCTGCTGGGCGTGGCTGCCACGCTGGCCCACGGCGCCCTGGCCCAAACCTCAACCCCGGTGCAGCAGTACGGCCTGCTGCAGGTGGCCGGCAATAAGATAGTCGACAAAAACAGCCAACCCGTAAGCTTGGCCGGCAACAGCCTGTTTTGGAGCAACGACGGCTGGGGCGGCGAAAAATATTACACGGCCAACACCGTGAGCTGGCTGCGCAACAACTGGAATGCCAAAGTGGTGCGCGTGGCCATGGGCGTGGAAGACGCGGGCGGCTACATCAGCAACCCGACCGGCAACCGGCAAAAGGTGAAAACGGTGGTGGATGCCGCCCTGGCCCAGGGGCTGTACGTCATCATCGACTGGCACTCCCACCACGCCGAAAGCTACCAGACCCAGGCTATTGCCTTCTTCCAGGACATGGCCCGCACCTACGGCAATACGCCCAACGTCATCTACGAGGTGTATAACGAGCCTCTGCAGGTTTCCTGGACCGGCGTGATTAAGCCTTACGCCGAAGCCGTGGCCGGCGCCATCCGCGCCATTGACCCCGACAATATCATCGTGGTGGGCACCCCGACCTGGTCGCAGGACGTGGACGTGGCCGCCGCCAGCCCGATTACGCGGTACGCTAATATTGCCTACACCCTGCACTTCTACGCCGCCACCCACAAGCAGAGCCTGCGCGACAAGGCCCAGACGGCCCTCAGCCGGGGCGTGCCCCTGTTCGTAACGGAATACGGCGTCACCGAAGCCTCCGGCAACGGCTACATTGATGCCGCCTCCACCCAGGAGTGGATGACGTTTCTGAAGCAGAACGGCATCAGCCACGCCAACTGGGCCTTCAACGACAAGGCCGAGTCGGCCTCGGCCCTGCAGCCCGGCACCAGCCCCGGCGCGGCCTGGTCGGATAGTTTCCTGACCCAGTCGGGCGCTCTGGTGAAGGGCTACATCCAGAACTGGAACGGCACCGTCACGGGCGGAGGCGGCGGCGGCACGGGCGGCGGGGGCACCACTCCGCCGGCTACCACTGGCACGGTGGTGCAGGCCGAAAGCTTCCATGCCATGGCCGGCGTGCAAACCGAAACCACCACCGACACCGGCGGAGGCCTGAACGTGGGCTGGCTGGACCCCGGCGACTGGCTGGCCTATACCGTGGATATTCCGGCGGCCGGTAGCTACCTGATTCAGTACCGCGTAGCCAGCCCCAGCGGCGGAGGGCGCATCAGCCTGGAGCAGAACGCCGGCACCACCCAGCGGGGGACGTTGAGCGTGCCCGCCACCGGCGGCTGGCAAACCTGGACCACTATTTCGCACACCGTGACGCTGCCCGCGGGCCGGCAGGACATTGCCATTGGCATCCCGGCCGGGGGCTTCAACCTGAACTGGTGGAGCTTTAGCCCGGCCCCGGCCAGCCGGCAGGCCGCAACGGCGGCCGAAGCGGCATACCCGAATCCGGCGCAAACAGAGCTGACCGTCGCCGTGCCCGCCGCCGAAGGAGCCGTGCTAATAACCATTCTCGACGGGCAGGGGCACGAAATAAGTCAGCACCGGGTAGCGGGAACCCCGAAAGGCAAGCAGCTGCGGCTGCCCGTGGAGGGCCTCAAGCCGGGCGTATATTTGCTGCGCATCACCCGCAACGGGCAGGTTACCTCCCAGCGGTTCGTGAAAGAGTAG
- a CDS encoding GNAT family N-acetyltransferase, whose product MSPITIRPATVQDLAQLQQIGRQTFSETFAATNSAANMRTYLEEGFATEKLTAELQNPDSQFYFAELNNDVIGYLKVNTGAAQTEPQAADALEIERIYVRQAYHGQKVGQLLYEQALRLADQARARYVWLGVWEENPRAIRFYQKNGFVEFGRHVFTLGDEAQTDILMQRPMTNNSH is encoded by the coding sequence ATGAGCCCGATTACCATCCGGCCCGCCACCGTGCAGGACCTGGCCCAGCTGCAGCAGATTGGCCGCCAAACCTTTTCCGAAACCTTTGCCGCCACCAACTCCGCGGCCAATATGCGCACGTATCTGGAGGAAGGCTTTGCCACGGAAAAGCTGACGGCGGAGCTGCAAAACCCCGACTCGCAGTTTTACTTCGCCGAGCTCAATAACGACGTCATCGGCTACCTGAAAGTCAACACCGGGGCGGCCCAGACCGAGCCCCAGGCGGCCGACGCCCTGGAAATAGAGCGGATTTACGTGCGCCAGGCCTACCACGGGCAGAAAGTCGGGCAGCTGCTCTACGAACAGGCTCTGCGGCTGGCCGACCAGGCCCGGGCCCGCTACGTGTGGCTGGGCGTGTGGGAGGAAAATCCGCGGGCTATCCGGTTCTACCAAAAAAATGGCTTCGTCGAATTCGGCCGGCACGTCTTCACCCTCGGCGACGAAGCGCAGACCGACATTCTGATGCAGCGGCCCATGACGAATAATTCCCACTAG
- a CDS encoding Crp/Fnr family transcriptional regulator, with protein MLPPTLAEILQTTYPLPPASLAQVLALAEPVELPKGTRLFRDDQLAQHVYVLQRGLARAYARRAEREVTFWFSAEGAVLASIRGYTQQALSYETIELLEDSSLFRLPMAGLQQLYHTDVHLANWGRVMVERVWLQTEQQLIARQFRTAAERYADLLQQSPHLLQRVALGHIASYLGITQVTLSRVRAQLKKAPASARG; from the coding sequence ATGCTGCCCCCAACTCTGGCCGAGATTCTGCAAACTACTTATCCGCTGCCGCCCGCCTCGCTGGCGCAAGTTCTGGCCCTGGCCGAGCCGGTGGAGCTGCCCAAAGGCACCCGCCTGTTTCGGGACGACCAGCTCGCCCAGCACGTGTACGTGTTGCAGCGCGGCCTGGCCCGGGCCTACGCCCGGCGGGCAGAGCGGGAGGTGACGTTCTGGTTTTCGGCCGAAGGGGCGGTGCTGGCCTCCATTCGGGGCTACACCCAGCAGGCCCTGAGCTACGAAACCATCGAATTATTGGAAGACAGCAGCTTGTTTCGCCTGCCCATGGCCGGGCTCCAGCAGCTCTACCACACGGATGTGCACCTGGCCAACTGGGGGCGGGTAATGGTGGAGCGGGTGTGGCTCCAAACCGAGCAGCAGCTCATTGCCCGGCAGTTTCGCACCGCCGCCGAGCGGTACGCCGACCTGCTGCAGCAAAGTCCGCACCTGCTGCAGCGCGTGGCTCTGGGCCACATTGCGTCCTACCTGGGCATTACCCAGGTCACGCTCAGCCGGGTGCGGGCCCAGCTGAAGAAGGCGCCGGCCAGCGCCAGGGGCTAG
- a CDS encoding alkaline phosphatase D family protein, whose amino-acid sequence MNYRLLLLCGLPLLITNPVQAQQPKVLTLAFGSCNRVELPQPLWPVIAADKPDVWLWLGDNIYGDTNDMQVLKRKYDAQFNLPAYQQFRRQVPTIIGTWDDHDYGRNDAGREYPFKTESQQLALDFLQEPAGSARRRQPGLYAAYTYRVGSKKVKVILLDNRYFLDPLERNFDRTYQPNTTGDILGAAQWRWLEQQLRGSDADVHIIGGGIQFLPQQHPYEKWANFPAARQRLLSLLVTSRAKGVVLLSGDRHIGEVSKITLAGRAQPIYEVTASGLTHSATQNAEEPNQYRVGPLVNQKHYGLLRFRQQGKKLLATALLKGEDGRAFFSQEWEVN is encoded by the coding sequence ATGAACTACCGGCTGTTATTGCTTTGCGGGCTTCCCTTACTTATTACCAATCCAGTCCAGGCTCAGCAGCCGAAGGTACTCACGCTGGCCTTTGGCTCCTGCAACCGGGTGGAGCTGCCCCAACCCCTGTGGCCCGTCATTGCCGCCGACAAGCCCGACGTCTGGCTCTGGCTCGGCGACAATATCTACGGCGACACCAATGACATGCAGGTGCTCAAGCGCAAGTACGACGCCCAGTTCAACCTGCCCGCCTACCAGCAGTTTCGCCGGCAGGTGCCCACTATCATCGGCACCTGGGACGACCACGACTACGGCCGCAACGACGCGGGCCGGGAATATCCTTTCAAAACGGAAAGCCAGCAGCTGGCCCTCGACTTTCTGCAGGAACCCGCGGGCAGTGCGCGCCGCCGGCAGCCGGGCCTGTACGCGGCCTATACTTACCGCGTGGGCTCGAAAAAGGTGAAAGTCATCCTGCTCGACAACCGCTACTTCCTCGACCCGCTGGAGCGCAACTTCGACCGGACCTACCAGCCCAACACCACCGGCGACATTCTGGGCGCGGCCCAGTGGCGGTGGCTGGAGCAGCAGCTCCGGGGCTCCGACGCCGACGTGCACATCATCGGCGGGGGTATCCAATTTTTGCCCCAGCAGCACCCCTACGAGAAGTGGGCCAACTTCCCCGCCGCCCGCCAGCGCCTGCTCAGCCTGCTGGTAACCAGCCGGGCCAAAGGCGTGGTGCTGCTCAGCGGCGACCGGCACATCGGTGAAGTTTCGAAGATAACCCTGGCCGGCCGCGCCCAGCCCATCTACGAAGTAACGGCCAGCGGCCTGACGCACTCGGCCACCCAGAATGCGGAAGAGCCCAACCAGTACCGGGTGGGTCCGCTCGTGAATCAGAAGCACTACGGGCTGCTGCGCTTCCGGCAGCAGGGCAAAAAGCTGCTGGCCACGGCCCTGCTCAAAGGCGAGGACGGTCGGGCCTTCTTTAGCCAGGAGTGGGAAGTCAACTAG